Proteins encoded within one genomic window of Aerococcus viridans:
- the thrB gene encoding homoserine kinase encodes MVEKVRVKVPATSANMGPGFDSIGVAVTLYLTVDILNPSEQWQIDHDLGEGIPTDASNMVIETILRFAPDAKPHHLNMTSDIPTARGLGSSSSAIVAGIAIAEILADATWSMDEKINMANEIEGHPDNIAPALAGGLVVSVAMDLTHVLWTKSLLDDVHFIATIPNRELLTKEARAVLPKELVFADAVRANGIGNVFVSKLLEGDIEAVGTLMEMDQLHEPFRAQLVPELGQIRQALSTVDGVYGTYLSGAGPTIMTLVQASASDQIVEAISQLNLDAQIKTLDFASDGVIVEDM; translated from the coding sequence ATGGTAGAAAAGGTACGAGTGAAAGTTCCGGCAACTTCAGCCAATATGGGGCCCGGATTTGATTCAATCGGTGTTGCCGTTACCCTATATTTAACGGTGGATATTCTTAACCCTAGTGAACAATGGCAAATAGACCATGACCTAGGCGAAGGGATTCCAACTGACGCATCCAACATGGTGATTGAAACAATTTTACGGTTCGCACCGGATGCCAAACCACATCATTTAAATATGACCAGCGATATCCCAACAGCTCGTGGTTTAGGGTCGTCATCTTCAGCTATTGTGGCGGGTATTGCCATTGCAGAAATTTTAGCGGATGCAACTTGGTCAATGGATGAAAAGATTAACATGGCTAACGAAATCGAAGGCCACCCGGATAATATTGCCCCAGCTTTAGCAGGTGGTTTGGTGGTGTCAGTCGCTATGGATTTAACCCATGTATTATGGACCAAATCTCTATTGGATGATGTGCATTTTATTGCGACTATCCCTAATAGAGAGTTGTTAACTAAAGAAGCGAGAGCCGTTTTACCGAAAGAATTGGTGTTTGCAGACGCAGTTCGGGCGAATGGTATCGGTAATGTCTTCGTGAGCAAGTTGTTAGAAGGGGACATTGAAGCAGTAGGTACCTTGATGGAGATGGATCAATTACATGAACCGTTTCGGGCACAGTTAGTCCCAGAATTAGGGCAAATCCGCCAAGCATTGTCAACAGTTGACGGGGTATACGGGACTTACCTATCAGGTGCCGGCCCAACTATTATGACCCTTGTCCAAGCTTCTGCCTCAGATCAGATTGTTGAGGCCATCAGCCAATTAAATCTTGACGCACAGATAAAGACACTTGACTTTGCCTCAGATGGGGTTATAGTAGAGGATATGTGA
- a CDS encoding YqeG family HAD IIIA-type phosphatase, translating into MKKDYFKPTWMIERIYQLTPDQLAKHNIKGVITDLDNTLIAWNNPDGTPELRAWLKTMKDAGIPVVILSNNHQGRVKRVADQLGVLFTSDAKKPSRRGFKRAIDMLGVSQDEVVIVGDQLLTDVFGGNRLGIRSILVMPLVETDLVWTLLNRKIEKFLFKRIEKKHPDLKWRNNIV; encoded by the coding sequence ATGAAAAAAGACTATTTTAAACCAACCTGGATGATAGAACGTATCTATCAATTGACACCTGACCAATTAGCCAAACATAATATCAAAGGCGTAATCACCGACCTAGATAACACCTTGATTGCATGGAATAACCCGGATGGGACACCCGAATTGCGTGCTTGGTTAAAAACCATGAAAGATGCGGGGATACCTGTTGTCATCTTATCCAATAACCATCAGGGTCGCGTCAAACGTGTAGCTGACCAGCTAGGGGTGCTCTTTACCTCAGACGCAAAAAAACCTTCTCGTAGAGGGTTTAAACGGGCTATTGACATGCTTGGTGTCAGTCAGGATGAAGTAGTCATTGTTGGTGACCAACTTTTAACCGATGTTTTTGGCGGTAACCGCCTAGGCATTCGCAGCATCTTGGTCATGCCATTAGTTGAAACAGACTTGGTATGGACCCTATTAAATCGTAAAATTGAAAAATTCTTATTCAAGAGAATTGAAAAGAAACATCCCGACTTGAAGTGGAGGAATAATATTGTCTAA